The sequence CCTGCAGACCCGAGGCGATGGACCAGGCCTTGTTCCCCCCGGTGTTGAGGACCGCTTTCTTGCCCTTGAAGAGACGGCGGTACGGCTCAAGCGCCAGGTCGAGTTTCGCCTCCTCCTCGTCGATGAGGCGTTCGGCTTTTTCCATCAGTTCCGGGTCACCCAGTGCCTTGACGATCTCACGGATCGCGAAGGTCGTATCGCGCTTGCCGTAGAAGGAGACGGAGACCCATGGGATGTCCCACTTCTCGTTCATCTTGCGCACCAGCGTCACGAGCGATTTCGCACAGACGATGACATTGAGCTTGGCACGGTGCGCCGTACGGATATCGCCGACGCGGCCGTCGCCGCTCATGGAGGCGAGCACGCGGATGCCGAGTTTTTCGAACATCGGCAGGTACTGCCACATATCGCCCGTGACGTTATAGTCACCGATCAGGTTGATGTCGTACTTTGTCGTGAATTCGGGCTCTTTGGTCCCGATCAGGTGCTCGAGCACCGCCTCACCCGCCAGGCGGGAACCGAGGTTTTTTCCCCCGACGAAGCCCGGCGCATGCACCGGAACGACCGGCACGCCGTGCTTCTGGCTGCCGAGTTTGCAGGTCATGTCGATGTCGTCGCCCACCAGCGCCGTGACACAGGTGGAGTAGACGAAGATCGCCTCGGGCTTGTAGTGCTCCATGACGTAGTCGATAGAGTCTTCCAGGCGCTTGTCGCCGCCGAAGATGACGTCGTTCGTCGTGATCCCCGTCGTAAAGCCCATAAAGGTATGGTTGCGCCCCTTGTAAGAGCTCAGGCTCTCCCGGGTCTCCCACGAAGCCCCGAGACAGGTCTGCGGGCCGTGCACCAGGTGGACGGCGTCCGCATAGGGAAAGAGCGAGATCTGTGCGCCGTCGAAGGCACAGCCGCCGGCCGCCATTCCCGGCTTGGGCTTGTCGCACCCCTCGCCGGGTTTTTTGTCCTTGCTGTGCGAACAGGCACTCTCATTCAACAGTTCTTTGATCTTTGCGCGGTTTACCATTGCCATAATGTCATCCTTCTTTTGGATTTTCATAGTCAGCAAAGCTGCTCATCCGCCTGCTTTACGCTATTGATTTTTCTTGTAGGGCAATATGCAATATGTGTGCCTGCGGAGGGTTATTGGGAGTAGTTATCAGTTAAAGGGGGAAAAGGAGAGCAGAAGCCGGGTGTACCCGGCGAGCGGAGGAGCTTACTCCGTAACGGTGTCGGTCGTTTCGACGACTTCCGGCTCCGTGACCGTCTCCTCGACACCGTTTTGGTGCTGGTACTGGTGCTTTGCCTGTGTCATGTTCTGGATCTGGTGCTGGTAGCGCATCTGGCTCTGCATCTGCTGCTGCATCATCGCCGCGCTGCGCTGCATCGTCGCCGTACCGGCACCTGCACCTGCGCCCGGCCCCTGCTGTGCCATCGCTGCCGTTGAAGCGACCAGTGCCGCTGCCGTCATTGCAATCATTGTCTTTTTCATTTTGTGTCCTTTTTTTTCGTTGGGATGCGGAAATTGTAGACCAGGAGGGTGAGCGGAGTGTGAGGGATACGCTGCGCTTTTCGCTAAGATATGGCATCATCCAAGGAGCCGTCATGCCCGAGACCGTACCTGCTGCTTCTTTTCTGCGCCGCCACTGGAACCGTCTGCTCATCGTCGTGCTTTCGCTCGCCCTGCTCACCTTCTCCTTTGCCGGGACCCTCGACAAACCCGGCCGCACGGTCGTAGACGATGCCTTTGAGCAGGCCCTCGTCGTCTTCGGCACGGCCAAGGCACTCAACGCCGTCATCTCCGTCGTACAGGGCACCGAGGTCGGTCCGCCCGGCGTCACCCTCGCCGTCGGTGAGGTGCTCGACCCCGTCAACGACCTCATCGAACGCTTCTCCTGGATCATGCTCGCCAGCATCACCTCCCTGGGGATCCAGACCATCTTCATGAATATCGTGACGGACGCCTTTTTCAACTACCTGCTGCTCTTCCTTGTCATCGCCTACAACCTCTGGCTTTTTTTCCGCTTCACGCGCGACGACAAATCCCGGACCCTCTTTTTCAAGATTACGGTCATCATGGTCTTTCTGCGTTTCAGCGTGCCGCTCATGGCCATCGCAAACGACCTCGTCTACACCCAATTTGTCCAGCCCGAATACAATATTGTCGAACTCGACCGGGGGGTCACGGCGATCGCGGACGATATCGAGCAGTTCAAAAAGAGTTCCTACAGCGTTTTCAGCACGTCGTACTATACCGAGCAGGTCGAACGCTACAAGGCCGAGGCCAATGCGGCCGGCGACCGCATCGTCCGGCTCATCATCGCCTTCGTCTTTCAGACGGTCGTCTTCCCCCTGCTCTTTTTGTTCCTGCTCTACAAGCTCGTGCTCAGGGTGTTCGATATCGGCAGGTAACGGCAGACGCCGGCCTGCGTATGAAGGAAGAAATTAATAATCACTTTAATATACTGCAATTATGAACATCTATCACAATAAGCTGCATTTCGGACCGGCAATAAAGTATCTTATCTTCTTTGTATTAAGTGCCGTGTTGATCCTTATCTTCAGCAACGATATTCTGACCGACCGCGTGAAGGGACATCTCGCCGCGGAAAAGGAGCTGACGGTCTCGACCTACCGCAGCATCATCCGCGGTTTCCAGTCCCAGGCCGACATCATCTACTACAACCGCATCAACGTCAAAGACGTCATCGACCTTTACAAAAGAGTGCCGGACGCCTCGGAGGCGGAGCGTGCCGAGATCCGCAAAAAGCTCTACAGCCTGCTGCTCCCCGTTTACCGCAACATCAGCCTCTACCACCTCAAGCAGATGCATTTCCATCTGAGCAACAACGAAAGCTTTCTGCGCTTTCACCGCCCCGAGCGGTTCGGGGACGACCTGACCGGCGTGCGGGACAGCGTCGCCTATGTCAACCGGACGCACAAGCCCGTGTCCGGCTTCGAGGAGGGGCGCATCTTTAACGGCTACCGCTTCGTCTATCCCCTCTTTGACGGAAACGATTACCTCGGCAGCGTCGAACTCTCCATCTCGATGCAGACCATCCTCGAACGCATCCGTGACGACATCCATGCCGATGCCCACTTTATCATCCTCGCCGACACCGTCAAATCGAAGGTCTTCCCCGACGAACAGAACTATTACGCCCCTTCGGAGCTTTTCGGCGACTACATGCACGAAAAGGCGCTGGGACCGAACCATACCCCTGAAACAGCGGCACTGATCCGGAACTATATCCGGGAGAACGGGCCGCTTGACAAGGTCCTGGCGAGGGGGAACGCCTTCAACTTCTTCGAATTCGATGAGCAAACCCTCCATGCCATCACCTTTGTACCCGTCGTCAATGCCATTTCGCAGCACACCGTCGCCTACCTCATCATCGACCGCAAGCACGAGGACCTCCAGACCCGGTTCAACCAGTACAAGATCATGGCCTTTGTCATCATCGCCCTGCTGGCCCTGCTCTTCTACCTGCTTTACCGTGCCAACCTGCAGCGCAATGCGATCGAGATCGACAAACGCCAGCTGCAGTCGCTCATCGATCTTCAGCGGAACGTCGTCATCCTCACCGACGGCCATACGCTGAAATTCGCCAACCGCTTCTTCTACGAGTCGTTCAACTACGATTCGCTCGAACATTTCCTTGAGGAACACGACTGTATCTGCGACCTCTTTATCGCCGATGACCGCTTTTTCCACCTCGGCAAGGTCCCCGAGGGCAAGCAGTGGGTCAAAGCCCTGATGGAGACCCCTGCAACGCGCCGGATCGTCAAGATGCTCGACCGCGAGGGGACGCCGCGCGTCTATACCGTCAGCGTCAACCCCATTCCCGGCCACCGCTACATCGTCGTCTTCACCGACATCAGCCTGACTATCCTGAACCAGCGGGAGCTGGAGCAGCGGGCATCCCGGGACAAACTGACCCACGCCTATAACCGCGAATTCCTCGACGCCTCTTTCCACAAGCTCTGCCATTCGGCCAACGCGCAGCAGAAACTGCT is a genomic window of Sulfurimonas sp. HSL1-2 containing:
- the nifE gene encoding nitrogenase iron-molybdenum cofactor biosynthesis protein NifE, with product MAMVNRAKIKELLNESACSHSKDKKPGEGCDKPKPGMAAGGCAFDGAQISLFPYADAVHLVHGPQTCLGASWETRESLSSYKGRNHTFMGFTTGITTNDVIFGGDKRLEDSIDYVMEHYKPEAIFVYSTCVTALVGDDIDMTCKLGSQKHGVPVVPVHAPGFVGGKNLGSRLAGEAVLEHLIGTKEPEFTTKYDINLIGDYNVTGDMWQYLPMFEKLGIRVLASMSGDGRVGDIRTAHRAKLNVIVCAKSLVTLVRKMNEKWDIPWVSVSFYGKRDTTFAIREIVKALGDPELMEKAERLIDEEEAKLDLALEPYRRLFKGKKAVLNTGGNKAWSIASGLQDLGIEVVATSIKKSTADDIEKAREYLGEDGILMDKPAAQQSKVIDERGAHILLAGGRSLYTAIKKKISFIDVNQEKKTSYGGYNGLINLAEDLKAAFANPVFANVSAKAPWEVG
- a CDS encoding diguanylate cyclase yields the protein MLILIFSNDILTDRVKGHLAAEKELTVSTYRSIIRGFQSQADIIYYNRINVKDVIDLYKRVPDASEAERAEIRKKLYSLLLPVYRNISLYHLKQMHFHLSNNESFLRFHRPERFGDDLTGVRDSVAYVNRTHKPVSGFEEGRIFNGYRFVYPLFDGNDYLGSVELSISMQTILERIRDDIHADAHFIILADTVKSKVFPDEQNYYAPSELFGDYMHEKALGPNHTPETAALIRNYIRENGPLDKVLARGNAFNFFEFDEQTLHAITFVPVVNAISQHTVAYLIIDRKHEDLQTRFNQYKIMAFVIIALLALLFYLLYRANLQRNAIEIDKRQLQSLIDLQRNVVILTDGHTLKFANRFFYESFNYDSLEHFLEEHDCICDLFIADDRFFHLGKVPEGKQWVKALMETPATRRIVKMLDREGTPRVYTVSVNPIPGHRYIVVFTDISLTILNQRELEQRASRDKLTHAYNREFLDASFHKLCHSANAQQKLLGVIMVDLDHFKRINDTYGHNRGDEVLKMFVSIIRHAIRQEDFIIRWGGEEFLLLMMVDSLHSLVAIAEGVRERIENATFEGVGQITASFGITLYHDGDNLKNTVARSDKALYEAKSSGRNMVIVDDALIVDGDHPFEHTEKEKAES